A stretch of the Paenibacillus dendritiformis genome encodes the following:
- a CDS encoding ABC transporter substrate-binding protein, which yields MRWKRWSSACLAAVMTLSLLLTACSGSGGNASGTNDGGQASESIVTAKGTYPIVEEKVTLKVMVPSEALVENFETNEFTKWYEEKTNVHVEWIVVPQQSASEKLNLMLASGDYPDVIMRFGVTPAQQMIYGKQGVFLPLNDLIEQYGDNFKKVLDSNEGLATAITAPDGNIYALPSINDCYHCSMAQKMWIYKPWLDKLGLDVPKTTDELYTVLKAFKEKDPNGNGKADEVPLTGAPRGSGWYSSIDAFLMNSFVLNPVFSESRSHMYVEDGRIQVAFDKPGWRDGLAYMNKLYKEGLIDPQIFTQDSDQLLKLGESSGDPIVGAAFGGHQGVFTQIAGESGRWLDYVTVPPLKGPNGVQYAAYDPFGYSVGSYLITKNAKHPDVAFRWADGFYDEEVSLRTTIGRPGEEWREAKEGEIGINGKPAKWAKLKEYGQIQNVHWEQTAPTNRSNELRLSSAVPNNGEPSLEVILYNETKNNYDPYKPSADMAVPQLFFTDEQAAELSDLSKTINDYVDEMMARFVIGDADLDKDWDTYLQTLEGMNLPRFLEIYQTAYDSKK from the coding sequence ATGAGATGGAAGCGTTGGAGTTCGGCATGTCTGGCGGCGGTGATGACGCTCTCGCTCCTTCTGACCGCCTGCTCGGGCAGCGGCGGCAATGCGAGCGGAACGAATGACGGCGGTCAGGCCAGCGAATCAATCGTGACGGCCAAGGGCACGTACCCGATCGTAGAAGAGAAGGTGACGCTGAAGGTCATGGTTCCATCGGAGGCGCTGGTCGAAAATTTCGAGACGAACGAGTTCACGAAATGGTATGAAGAGAAGACCAACGTGCATGTCGAATGGATCGTCGTCCCGCAGCAGAGCGCCAGCGAGAAGCTGAATCTGATGCTCGCTTCGGGCGATTATCCGGACGTCATCATGCGATTCGGCGTCACGCCGGCGCAGCAGATGATCTATGGCAAGCAGGGCGTGTTCCTGCCGCTCAATGACCTGATCGAGCAGTATGGCGACAACTTCAAGAAGGTATTGGACAGCAATGAGGGGCTCGCCACCGCGATTACGGCGCCGGACGGCAACATCTATGCGCTGCCGAGCATCAACGACTGCTACCATTGCTCGATGGCGCAGAAGATGTGGATTTACAAGCCGTGGCTCGACAAGCTGGGCCTGGATGTGCCGAAGACGACGGATGAGCTGTACACCGTCTTGAAGGCGTTCAAGGAAAAGGACCCGAACGGCAACGGCAAGGCCGATGAGGTGCCGCTGACGGGAGCTCCGCGCGGGAGCGGGTGGTATTCGTCTATCGACGCGTTCCTGATGAACTCCTTCGTGTTGAACCCGGTATTCAGCGAATCGCGCAGTCATATGTACGTGGAAGACGGGCGCATCCAAGTCGCCTTCGACAAGCCGGGCTGGCGCGACGGTCTCGCCTATATGAACAAGCTGTACAAGGAAGGCTTAATCGATCCGCAAATCTTCACGCAGGACAGCGATCAACTGCTGAAGCTGGGTGAGTCGTCCGGCGATCCGATCGTCGGAGCGGCCTTCGGCGGACACCAGGGCGTCTTCACCCAGATCGCAGGGGAGAGCGGCCGCTGGCTCGACTATGTGACCGTGCCGCCATTGAAGGGACCGAACGGCGTCCAGTATGCCGCCTATGACCCATTCGGGTACTCGGTCGGATCGTACCTCATTACGAAAAACGCGAAGCACCCGGATGTCGCCTTCCGTTGGGCGGACGGCTTCTATGATGAAGAAGTATCGCTGCGCACAACGATTGGACGTCCGGGCGAGGAGTGGCGCGAAGCGAAGGAAGGCGAAATCGGCATCAACGGCAAGCCGGCTAAGTGGGCGAAGCTGAAGGAATACGGGCAAATCCAGAATGTCCACTGGGAGCAGACGGCCCCGACGAACCGCTCGAACGAGCTTCGCTTGAGCTCGGCCGTTCCTAATAACGGCGAGCCGAGCCTCGAAGTGATTCTCTATAATGAAACGAAAAATAACTACGATCCATATAAGCCAAGCGCGGATATGGCCGTGCCGCAGCTGTTCTTCACCGATGAACAGGCCGCCGAGCTGTCCGACCTGTCGAAGACAATCAACGACTATGTCGACGAGATGATGGCCCGCTTCGTCATCGGCGATGCGGATCTGGATAAAGATTGGGATACCTATCTCCAGACCCTCGAAGGGATGAACCTGCCGCGCTTCCTGGAGATTTACCAGACCGCCTACGACAGCAAAAAATAA
- a CDS encoding AraC family transcriptional regulator, translating into MNSPAPKPNHYVSEFIKGRMVTFWTRKWMGKLWFRFLLPYLLFLILTLTAGWIAYQETIAVLEREVLERNDKALHQAQTLLETRIAEVESIVQQVADHPKVRGFQVVQKPFAGTNTYKVMNTQKALDDYSISNRFLKDYFVVFRSSSLVISPHRVEALNEFYGDVLRYRDWDMAEWREQTLETYHSKDFIGLHPVKYGSTEEEMITYIRSLGYPGYYQGAVVALIPHTEVGKLLSGINVQTGGWVRVLDKNGQLLGRAGDEAGSGQPGGGDDLAAILERPNTHYRTELNGRDMLVSKTTSPKTGWTYVAAQPADEVLESVHAMKRTTFTLTGLSLVVIILLALWLSRRNSRPLEGLYSYVHTNAKPGMGQRSRKSDIFAYLRDAFTELLETAKTLDQKLSERQEYARIAVFDRWLRGGYATEQQLESSLAHAGLQRSATMYAVAVLHLGWHGDDWSAPVLDEMGLKMLVVKEEASGLEPVPFDLHEVGQDQVALLFYGTEAGTEAGGDAAIRFAALIEQTLMELNERLKSVHILPMYTIGGIVADRMDVPRSLEQAQQLYGMSDGNRDLIWWSEEDHADAGMYRFNAEMENRLTHAVRGGDEEEVARLCLTVWQDNWEKRPLTCPMERWLLMEMYAAAMKLAQSLDLPLQTDSAAFQQKVLKKGSELHKLFPLVRNEFVQLSRTVNERKRSRNAALLEDMMACIREGYVDSSLSLTVISDRLQVSEAYVSAFFKEQTGRNFSEYVEELRLEHAKQLMLEGDALTSIAERVGYNSLNSFSRAFKRAHGMSATEYRKWLNEQKRNNGSS; encoded by the coding sequence ATGAACAGTCCGGCGCCGAAGCCGAATCATTATGTAAGCGAATTCATAAAAGGGCGAATGGTTACCTTCTGGACCCGCAAATGGATGGGGAAGCTCTGGTTCCGGTTTCTGCTTCCTTATTTGTTGTTTCTGATCCTAACCTTAACGGCCGGCTGGATCGCGTATCAGGAGACGATCGCCGTGCTGGAGCGGGAAGTGCTGGAACGGAACGACAAGGCGCTGCATCAAGCCCAGACGCTGCTGGAGACCCGGATTGCGGAAGTGGAGTCCATCGTGCAGCAGGTAGCCGATCACCCGAAGGTCAGAGGCTTTCAGGTCGTGCAGAAGCCTTTTGCCGGCACGAACACGTACAAGGTCATGAACACGCAAAAGGCGCTTGATGATTACAGCATCAGCAACCGGTTTTTGAAGGATTATTTTGTCGTCTTCCGCAGCAGCTCGCTCGTCATCTCCCCGCATCGGGTAGAGGCGCTGAATGAATTCTACGGCGACGTTCTCCGCTATCGGGACTGGGATATGGCCGAATGGCGCGAGCAGACGCTGGAGACGTATCACTCCAAAGATTTCATCGGACTCCATCCCGTGAAATACGGATCAACCGAGGAGGAGATGATCACGTACATTCGCTCGCTCGGGTATCCCGGTTACTACCAGGGTGCGGTCGTGGCGCTCATCCCGCATACGGAAGTGGGCAAGCTGCTCAGCGGCATCAATGTGCAGACCGGGGGATGGGTTCGCGTGCTGGACAAGAACGGCCAGCTCCTTGGCCGGGCCGGGGATGAAGCCGGGAGCGGACAGCCGGGTGGAGGGGATGATCTCGCGGCCATCCTGGAACGGCCGAATACTCATTACCGGACCGAGCTGAACGGGAGGGACATGCTCGTCTCGAAGACGACGTCCCCGAAGACGGGCTGGACCTATGTCGCCGCGCAGCCGGCCGACGAAGTGCTGGAGAGCGTCCATGCGATGAAGCGGACGACCTTCACGCTGACAGGGCTGTCGCTCGTCGTCATCATCCTGCTGGCGCTCTGGCTCTCCCGCCGGAACAGCAGGCCCTTGGAAGGGCTGTACTCCTACGTGCATACGAACGCGAAGCCGGGAATGGGGCAGCGGAGCCGCAAATCCGACATCTTCGCCTATTTGCGCGATGCATTCACGGAACTGCTCGAGACGGCGAAGACGCTGGATCAAAAGCTGAGCGAGCGGCAGGAATATGCCCGCATAGCGGTGTTCGATCGCTGGCTGCGCGGGGGGTACGCCACCGAACAGCAGCTCGAGTCCTCGTTGGCGCATGCGGGATTGCAGCGGAGCGCCACCATGTATGCGGTCGCGGTGCTGCATCTCGGGTGGCATGGCGACGACTGGAGCGCCCCGGTCCTCGATGAGATGGGGCTGAAGATGCTGGTCGTGAAGGAGGAGGCGTCCGGCTTGGAACCGGTTCCCTTCGATCTTCACGAGGTAGGCCAGGATCAGGTCGCCTTGCTGTTCTACGGCACCGAGGCGGGGACGGAAGCGGGCGGCGATGCGGCCATACGCTTCGCGGCCTTGATTGAACAGACATTGATGGAGTTGAACGAGCGCCTGAAGAGCGTGCATATTTTGCCGATGTATACGATCGGCGGCATTGTCGCTGATCGGATGGATGTGCCGCGGTCGCTGGAACAGGCGCAGCAGCTCTACGGAATGTCCGACGGCAACCGGGATTTGATCTGGTGGAGCGAGGAGGACCATGCGGATGCGGGAATGTATCGGTTCAACGCCGAGATGGAGAACCGCCTTACGCATGCGGTCCGCGGCGGGGACGAGGAAGAGGTGGCGAGATTATGCCTGACCGTCTGGCAGGATAATTGGGAGAAGCGGCCGCTGACCTGTCCGATGGAGCGATGGCTGCTGATGGAAATGTATGCCGCGGCGATGAAGCTGGCGCAGTCGCTCGATCTGCCGCTGCAGACCGACAGCGCGGCCTTTCAGCAAAAGGTATTAAAGAAAGGATCGGAGCTGCACAAGCTGTTCCCGCTTGTCCGGAACGAATTCGTACAATTGAGCCGGACGGTGAATGAACGCAAGCGCAGCCGCAACGCGGCGCTGCTGGAGGATATGATGGCCTGCATTCGCGAGGGCTATGTAGATTCATCGCTGTCTCTTACCGTCATCTCCGATCGCCTGCAGGTGTCGGAAGCCTATGTGTCCGCGTTTTTCAAGGAGCAGACCGGCCGCAATTTCTCGGAGTATGTGGAGGAGCTAAGGCTGGAGCATGCCAAGCAGTTAATGCTGGAAGGGGACGCCTTGACCTCGATTGCCGAGCGGGTCGGCTACAATTCCTTGAACTCGTTCAGCCGCGCATTCAAGCGTGCGCACGGGATGAGCGCCACCGAATATCGAAAATGGTTAAACGAACAAAAAAGGAATAATGGCTCTTCATAA
- a CDS encoding carbohydrate ABC transporter permease, whose protein sequence is MDSLAHDKSDRIFHIVNNAALGVFLLIVLYPLLYVVSASFSSASAVISGKVWLWPVEFSLDGYEAVFRHRMVWTGLQNTLLYTFAGTLISVAVTVLAAYPLSRNDFKGRRGFTLLFVFTMMFNGGLIPTYLLVKELGMLDTAWAMIVPAALSVWNVMIMMTYFRTSIPLELLESAQMDGCNDFTFLLRIVLPLSGPIIAVVTLFYAVDQWNQYFNALIFLKSEKLFPLQLVLRDILVQNQVSQETLGDAKTAAARQGLRELLKYSLIVVSSVPLLAIYPFVQKYFVKGMMIGSIKG, encoded by the coding sequence ATGGATTCACTGGCTCATGATAAAAGCGATCGTATCTTCCATATCGTGAACAATGCGGCGCTTGGCGTATTTCTCCTTATCGTGCTGTATCCGCTGTTGTATGTCGTAAGCGCTTCCTTCAGCTCCGCGAGCGCCGTCATTTCCGGCAAAGTATGGCTGTGGCCGGTCGAGTTCTCGCTCGACGGCTACGAAGCCGTCTTCCGGCACCGGATGGTATGGACCGGCCTGCAGAACACGCTCCTCTATACGTTCGCCGGCACCTTGATCAGCGTGGCGGTCACCGTGCTGGCGGCGTATCCGTTGTCCCGGAACGATTTCAAGGGAAGACGAGGCTTCACGCTGCTGTTCGTCTTCACGATGATGTTCAACGGCGGGCTTATTCCGACTTATCTGCTCGTGAAGGAGCTCGGCATGCTGGATACCGCCTGGGCTATGATTGTTCCGGCGGCCCTGTCCGTCTGGAATGTCATGATCATGATGACGTATTTCCGCACCAGCATTCCGCTGGAGCTCCTGGAATCGGCGCAGATGGACGGCTGCAACGACTTCACCTTCCTGCTGCGAATCGTGCTTCCATTATCGGGGCCGATTATCGCCGTTGTCACCTTGTTCTACGCAGTGGATCAGTGGAATCAGTATTTCAATGCTTTGATTTTCCTCAAATCAGAGAAATTGTTCCCGCTTCAACTCGTTCTCCGGGATATCCTCGTCCAGAACCAGGTCAGCCAGGAGACGCTCGGGGACGCGAAGACGGCCGCTGCGCGGCAAGGATTGCGGGAGCTGTTGAAATACTCGCTCATCGTCGTCTCTTCCGTGCCGCTGCTGGCTATCTATCCGTTCGTGCAGAAATATTTCGTGAAGGGCATGATGATTGGCTCGATCAAAGGATAA
- a CDS encoding ABC transporter substrate-binding protein, whose amino-acid sequence MRRKVVVLLTLIVAAATVIGACGMIGGADGSKSGQSQNSEPFDLKLRHIQLGDANKNRLARLEAVVKKTQDQHPGLTIRLDGVDSEVNRKDKLRSEMAAGNPPDIFDTFGSPDVGLYAKEGLVLDIAPILEELGLKDKFLNLEPWTHDGKIYGLPNGGSIEGYFYNKQYFTEKGLELPKTLADLEAIADQIKADGKIPFARASKDAWVPLMTINNLWSYYTGPHFTAGFKTGESKWTDPRMAEAISKHQEWVNKGYFKRGELGLEYANQRTQLLTGEAIMMFDGTWGSSGLTDEKTADGKSKFGFFLMPPLKEGDGISAMVDTNNGYAFSAKVAEDPRKLEAVKSFIRNFYNEEIQLRGLMEDGVLPSLKMEQSKMEQVVDSGLILEIIKRTNEVRYRWPAFDALIQAEVDTELRIGIQRVMEGDVKPAEMLAAVQKVQDEANMAMR is encoded by the coding sequence ATGAGAAGAAAGGTTGTTGTTCTTCTCACGCTGATCGTGGCGGCGGCGACGGTGATTGGCGCCTGCGGCATGATTGGCGGCGCAGACGGTTCCAAGTCCGGTCAATCACAAAATAGTGAGCCGTTCGATCTGAAGCTGCGGCATATACAGCTCGGAGACGCGAATAAGAACCGCCTCGCTCGTCTCGAAGCGGTCGTGAAGAAGACGCAGGATCAGCATCCCGGTCTTACGATCCGGCTGGATGGGGTAGACAGCGAGGTGAACCGCAAGGACAAGCTGAGAAGCGAGATGGCGGCCGGCAATCCGCCGGATATTTTCGATACATTCGGCAGCCCGGACGTCGGTCTGTATGCCAAAGAAGGCCTTGTGCTGGATATCGCGCCGATTCTGGAGGAGCTCGGTTTGAAGGACAAGTTCCTCAACCTGGAGCCGTGGACGCATGACGGGAAAATTTATGGCTTGCCGAACGGCGGATCCATCGAAGGCTATTTTTATAATAAGCAGTATTTTACGGAAAAGGGGCTGGAGCTGCCGAAGACACTGGCCGATCTGGAAGCGATTGCGGACCAGATCAAAGCCGACGGCAAAATCCCGTTCGCCCGGGCCTCCAAGGATGCCTGGGTTCCGCTCATGACGATTAACAATCTGTGGTCTTACTATACCGGTCCTCATTTCACCGCAGGCTTCAAAACCGGGGAATCGAAGTGGACCGATCCGCGAATGGCGGAAGCGATATCGAAGCATCAGGAATGGGTGAATAAAGGTTACTTCAAGCGCGGCGAGCTCGGGTTGGAGTATGCGAACCAGCGCACACAGCTTCTGACTGGAGAAGCGATTATGATGTTCGACGGAACTTGGGGATCTTCCGGACTGACAGACGAGAAGACGGCTGACGGCAAGAGCAAATTCGGCTTCTTCCTGATGCCTCCGCTCAAGGAGGGGGACGGAATAAGCGCGATGGTGGACACGAACAACGGGTATGCGTTCTCCGCCAAGGTAGCGGAAGATCCGCGCAAGCTGGAGGCGGTCAAGTCGTTCATCCGCAATTTTTATAATGAAGAGATACAATTGCGGGGCCTGATGGAAGACGGCGTGCTGCCATCGCTCAAGATGGAGCAGTCGAAGATGGAGCAGGTGGTCGACAGCGGCCTTATTCTAGAGATTATTAAGCGCACCAATGAAGTGCGTTACCGATGGCCGGCGTTCGATGCGCTAATCCAGGCCGAGGTCGATACCGAGCTGCGCATCGGCATTCAGCGCGTCATGGAAGGCGATGTCAAGCCGGCCGAAATGCTGGCCGCCGTGCAGAAGGTCCAGGACGAAGCGAACATGGCCATGAGATAA
- a CDS encoding ABC transporter permease, which produces MSEQWQPEARTSIPAAAAIPGRKPAFGSYLKRSWQLYALFALPLLYVILFKYGPMVGAQIAFKDYNVIKGIWGSDWAGFKHFARFFNSYDFWRIMQNTLIISLYSLAVSTPLPVLLALSLNAVRIRWFKNTVQMVSYAPHFISTVVMVGLLLQFLDPRSGMINQFLGIFGVEPIHFMGEMQFFKSIFVWSGIWQHIGFSCIIYLAALSAVDPALHEAAVLDGAGRMKRIWHIDMPAVLPIAMILLILNTGQLLETGFEKIYLMQNPLNLKTSEVIDTYVYKIGLLSQAMNFSYATAIGLFKSVISLLLIAMVNSAARKTGQESLW; this is translated from the coding sequence TTGTCGGAACAATGGCAGCCAGAGGCAAGAACATCGATTCCGGCAGCGGCGGCGATACCGGGGCGCAAGCCCGCGTTCGGATCCTATTTGAAGCGATCATGGCAGCTGTACGCGCTGTTCGCCCTTCCGCTGCTCTATGTCATCTTATTTAAGTACGGTCCGATGGTCGGCGCTCAGATCGCCTTCAAGGACTACAACGTCATCAAGGGCATATGGGGGAGCGACTGGGCCGGATTCAAGCATTTTGCGCGCTTTTTCAATTCCTATGATTTCTGGCGCATTATGCAGAACACGCTCATTATCAGCCTGTATTCCCTTGCGGTCAGCACGCCGTTGCCTGTGCTGCTTGCATTGAGCTTGAATGCGGTGCGGATACGGTGGTTCAAAAATACGGTGCAAATGGTCAGCTACGCGCCCCATTTCATCTCTACCGTCGTCATGGTCGGCCTGCTTCTGCAGTTCCTCGATCCCCGCTCCGGCATGATTAACCAGTTTTTGGGGATTTTCGGAGTAGAGCCGATACATTTTATGGGGGAAATGCAGTTTTTCAAATCGATCTTCGTCTGGTCCGGCATCTGGCAGCATATCGGGTTCTCCTGCATTATCTATCTCGCGGCGCTCTCTGCCGTCGATCCCGCCCTGCATGAAGCCGCCGTCCTGGACGGAGCCGGGCGGATGAAGCGAATCTGGCATATCGATATGCCGGCCGTGCTCCCGATTGCCATGATTCTGCTCATCTTGAATACGGGCCAGCTGCTGGAGACCGGGTTCGAGAAAATTTATTTGATGCAGAATCCGCTGAACCTAAAGACATCGGAAGTGATTGACACCTACGTGTACAAAATCGGATTGCTGTCCCAAGCGATGAATTTCTCGTACGCGACGGCGATCGGCCTGTTCAAGTCGGTAATCTCGCTTTTGCTAATCGCGATGGTCAATTCTGCCGCCCGCAAGACCGGGCAGGAGAGCTTATGGTGA
- a CDS encoding response regulator transcription factor yields the protein MNVKVLLIDDEAPIVNNLKIVIPWNEMQIDIVGTARNGAEGLDMVRAHEPDIILCDIRMPVMDGMEFLREIRKMGVEAEVLMLTGYQEFEYARIALQHGVRDYIVKPINYEELQRTVSKLADEVRTRKQKKKQEERRWGKVIRLAFEKMLFDVLMGFSSGPSPLVMQEGDVPAERLTYAVLLVDLDGYAQRTVSWEDSERKLWNFAVRNVLQDAIQEEGLTYAVLQMREGEWAVLIQFGPDRAEATTSEMVCWAQDIQQAVRDHVKMTVSLAWDEGPVPMAALSHTYKRLQRVLIWASEDEQLLSVDEGSMARQVASVSEWHLVEEIVSGMKQNDKRYVEQGLHSLQTSLSCMSEQSIMRVEKFLHYVVIHLLREMRELEFIQAQQEEEVWNKLQHSLTVKDLMNVITDLVGNTKEHAMNKKSGELLMISAKDYIHRHLGSDIGIEELADYLGISCSYFSMLFKNYFGETFVEYVTRQRMELAMSMLRMTDKSIAQIGMLVGYTERRYFSRVFQKYTGMTPSEYRESRVTAE from the coding sequence ATGAACGTGAAGGTGTTGCTCATCGATGATGAAGCGCCGATTGTGAATAATCTGAAGATCGTCATCCCCTGGAATGAGATGCAGATCGATATCGTCGGGACCGCGCGCAACGGGGCCGAAGGGCTCGATATGGTGCGCGCGCATGAACCCGATATTATTTTGTGCGATATCCGCATGCCTGTGATGGACGGTATGGAATTTTTGCGGGAAATCCGTAAAATGGGCGTCGAAGCGGAGGTGCTGATGCTGACGGGCTACCAGGAATTCGAATATGCCCGCATCGCCCTGCAGCACGGGGTGCGGGATTATATCGTGAAGCCGATTAATTATGAAGAGCTGCAGCGGACCGTAAGCAAGCTGGCGGACGAGGTCCGCACCCGCAAGCAGAAGAAAAAACAGGAGGAGCGGCGCTGGGGGAAGGTTATCCGACTTGCCTTCGAGAAAATGCTCTTCGATGTGCTGATGGGCTTCTCATCCGGTCCTTCCCCGCTGGTGATGCAGGAAGGGGACGTTCCGGCCGAGCGGTTGACCTATGCGGTCCTGCTCGTCGATCTGGACGGATATGCTCAGCGTACCGTATCATGGGAAGATAGCGAGCGCAAGCTGTGGAACTTCGCCGTTCGCAATGTGCTCCAGGATGCCATCCAGGAGGAGGGACTGACCTATGCCGTCCTGCAAATGCGGGAGGGGGAATGGGCGGTGCTCATTCAGTTCGGCCCGGATCGGGCGGAGGCGACGACTTCGGAGATGGTGTGCTGGGCACAAGATATTCAGCAGGCGGTGCGGGACCATGTCAAAATGACCGTTAGCCTCGCCTGGGATGAGGGACCGGTGCCGATGGCCGCGCTCTCCCACACTTACAAACGGCTGCAGCGCGTGCTCATATGGGCATCGGAAGACGAGCAGCTGCTCTCGGTCGATGAAGGCTCGATGGCCCGCCAAGTCGCGTCGGTCTCGGAATGGCATCTCGTCGAAGAGATCGTGTCCGGGATGAAGCAGAACGACAAGCGCTACGTCGAGCAGGGGCTTCATTCCTTGCAGACGAGCCTGTCCTGCATGTCGGAGCAGTCGATCATGCGGGTCGAGAAGTTCCTGCATTATGTCGTGATCCATCTGCTGCGTGAAATGCGGGAACTGGAATTCATTCAGGCGCAGCAGGAGGAGGAAGTGTGGAACAAGCTGCAGCACAGCTTGACCGTGAAGGACCTGATGAACGTCATCACGGACCTGGTCGGCAATACGAAGGAACACGCCATGAACAAGAAATCGGGCGAATTGCTCATGATTTCGGCGAAAGATTACATTCATCGGCATCTGGGCTCCGATATCGGCATCGAAGAGCTCGCCGATTACCTCGGCATCAGCTGCAGCTACTTCAGCATGCTGTTCAAAAATTATTTCGGGGAGACGTTCGTTGAATACGTCACAAGACAGCGCATGGAGCTCGCGATGTCGATGCTGCGCATGACGGACAAGAGCATCGCGCAGATCGGCATGCTCGTCGGCTATACCGAGCGCCGGTACTTCTCGAGAGTATTCCAGAAGTATACGGGCATGACTCCTTCCGAATACCGGGAGTCCCGGGTCACGGCCGAATAG
- a CDS encoding cache domain-containing sensor histidine kinase, whose translation MNLRFKMLAGFVTLIIIPLLLLGSLVFYITFQLFAQKYSEQAEFSLKAIGQSVSYFFSEMNRVTDTGISSSVFQNALTAGSSENLANANYLQLNENQRNFRLLLYSHPSIGYAFLYNYRSTLPQNQVISIFNKEGFMALPFDQFKKHPLYEQVLKLNGAPKWVGPYEYPEVTGQEPVFTQIRMVKELSSLRNIGILVVQIKNWEIESIFNDFRRNQGEEEDDTRFLLVNDAGMILYDSDKLANGASLTGMIDSAKLSDTSRYQSFKTSFNGQESIVSMYKLKDYDWHIVSVTSWKMLTKEMISFGMWVAVILLICVAAAVLFNLLFVNRITHSINRIVRFMRRVESGEMNARVDEKDRDELGALAVGFNRLIDQVCVLLQQVKREQQQKNKAEMRVLEAQIKPHFLFNTLESINVLAVQNEGRKVSQMVIRLGNILRTSIQDKEEITIREELEYTRSYLEIQKFRFEDVFNFEISVPDDIMNAKILKLTLQPLVENCIQHGFDGIMHPGVIRITASEDADCIYLRVKDNGVGMSNEQLGRFQYMQSDERQPPNPELPDSYNTERRGLGVRSVADRVRIRYGPRYGLFICSAPQAGTVIQITIPKYEQGEAK comes from the coding sequence ATGAATTTGCGGTTTAAAATGTTGGCTGGATTCGTAACGTTAATCATCATCCCCCTCCTGTTGCTGGGGTCGCTGGTGTTCTATATTACCTTTCAATTGTTCGCCCAAAAGTACAGCGAGCAGGCGGAATTCTCGCTCAAAGCGATCGGGCAGAGCGTCAGTTATTTTTTCTCGGAAATGAACCGAGTGACGGACACCGGCATTAGCAGCTCCGTTTTCCAGAACGCGCTGACGGCCGGATCGAGCGAAAATTTGGCGAATGCGAATTATTTGCAGCTGAACGAGAATCAGCGTAACTTCCGCTTGCTGTTATACAGCCATCCGTCTATCGGATACGCATTTCTTTATAATTACCGGAGCACATTGCCGCAAAATCAAGTCATCTCGATTTTTAATAAAGAAGGCTTTATGGCGCTTCCGTTCGATCAGTTCAAAAAGCACCCGCTCTACGAGCAAGTCCTGAAGCTGAACGGCGCCCCGAAATGGGTCGGCCCGTATGAATACCCGGAGGTTACCGGCCAGGAACCGGTTTTTACCCAGATTCGGATGGTCAAGGAATTAAGCAGCCTGCGCAATATCGGGATTCTCGTCGTGCAGATCAAGAACTGGGAGATCGAATCGATATTTAATGATTTCCGCCGCAACCAAGGGGAGGAGGAGGATGACACCCGCTTCCTCCTCGTCAATGATGCGGGCATGATTCTGTATGACAGCGACAAGCTGGCGAACGGGGCTTCGCTGACCGGGATGATCGATTCCGCCAAGCTGTCGGATACCTCGCGGTATCAGAGCTTCAAGACATCGTTCAACGGGCAAGAGAGCATCGTCTCGATGTATAAACTGAAGGATTATGATTGGCATATCGTCTCGGTGACTTCCTGGAAAATGCTGACCAAAGAGATGATCAGCTTCGGCATGTGGGTCGCCGTTATTTTGCTTATTTGCGTGGCCGCCGCCGTGCTGTTCAATCTGCTGTTCGTGAACCGGATCACACATTCCATCAACCGAATCGTCCGTTTCATGCGCCGGGTGGAATCCGGCGAGATGAACGCGCGGGTCGACGAGAAGGATCGGGATGAACTGGGGGCGCTCGCTGTCGGCTTCAACCGCCTTATCGATCAGGTATGCGTGCTCCTGCAGCAGGTCAAGCGGGAACAGCAGCAGAAGAACAAGGCGGAGATGCGGGTGCTCGAAGCGCAGATCAAGCCGCATTTCCTGTTCAATACGCTGGAATCGATCAATGTGCTTGCCGTGCAGAACGAGGGGCGCAAAGTAAGCCAAATGGTGATCAGGCTAGGCAATATACTTCGCACGAGCATCCAGGACAAGGAAGAGATTACGATCCGCGAGGAACTGGAGTATACGCGAAGTTATTTGGAAATTCAGAAGTTCCGCTTCGAGGATGTGTTCAATTTCGAGATCAGCGTTCCGGATGACATCATGAACGCGAAAATATTGAAGCTCACCCTGCAGCCGCTTGTCGAGAACTGCATTCAGCACGGCTTCGACGGCATTATGCATCCCGGGGTTATCCGGATTACCGCCTCCGAGGATGCCGATTGCATTTATTTGCGGGTGAAGGATAACGGAGTCGGGATGTCGAACGAGCAGCTCGGCCGCTTCCAGTATATGCAGTCTGATGAGCGGCAGCCGCCGAACCCGGAGCTCCCCGACAGCTATAATACCGAGCGCCGGGGTCTCGGCGTGCGCAGCGTAGCCGACCGGGTCCGCATCCGCTACGGCCCGCGCTACGGCTTGTTCATCTGCTCCGCGCCGCAGGCGGGAACGGTGATCCAGATAACGATACCCAAATATGAACAGGGGGAAGCGAAATGA